From the Phoenix dactylifera cultivar Barhee BC4 chromosome 10, palm_55x_up_171113_PBpolish2nd_filt_p, whole genome shotgun sequence genome, one window contains:
- the LOC103721478 gene encoding B-cell receptor-associated protein 31-like, whose amino-acid sequence MIQLLFLVLFAEGAVTLLLMVKIGPLRELVMRGLDQLKTGKGPATVKTLACTLSVLLASSITSILKIQNRGVKLGTVTPMDQVLWRTHLLEASLIGYTLFLGLVIDRLHHYLRKMVSLKKTVGTSKEEVEKLKKEHHYFKDKEDKVSSEIHKLQGEVGSLTEKLQKLKTECEQQEKRAVSAEAHVVSLQKQSEELLLEYDRLLEDNQILQGQLLSYRG is encoded by the exons ATGATTCAGCTTCTGTTTCTGGTGCTTTTTGCGGAGGGTGCCGTGACACTTCTTCTGATGGTGAAGATTGGGCCGCTGCGAGAGCTGGTGATGAGGGGTTTGGATCAGCTTAAGACGGGGAAGGGACCGGCAACGGTGAAGACTTTGGCGTGCACGTTGTCGGTGCTCCTGGCGTCGAGCATCACCAGCATTCTCAAGATCCAGAACAGAGGCGTGAAGCTTGGGACTGTCACTCCAATGGACCAGGTCCTTTGGAGGACCCACCTCCTTGAGGCCTCGCTTATAG GCTACACACTTTTCCTTGGATTGGTGATTGATCGCTTGCACCACTACCTCCGGAAGATGGTTTCTTTGAAGAAAACAGTTGGTACCTCCAAAGAGGAAGTTGAGAAACTTAAAAAGGAGCACCATTATTTCAAAGACAAGGAAGATAAAGTTTCCAGCGAGATACATAAACTCCAGGGAGAAGTAGGTAGTTTAACTGAAAAGTTGCAGAAGCTGAAGACAGAGTGTGAACAGCAGGAGAAACGGGCAGTGTCTGCTGAGGCTCATGTTGTTTCCCTTCAAAAACAGTCAGAAGAGCTGCTACTCGAATATGACCGGTTGTTGGAGGACAACCAAATCCTCCAAGGCCAACTTCTATCATACAGAGGCTGA